The DNA region ATCATAATGAATCTATTTTTACCTTAATTTCAGGTCTGGATATAGCTACTTCTCAAAGAGCACCCAACCCTTCTAAACTTGAAAATTCTGTAATCTACACATCAAACTCAGTGGGAGATGATCCtggacctgaacctgaacctgaacctgaaccatcAAGTACTACAACCACTCCAACAACAACAGTCACTACAACCACAATATCtccaacaacaactacaactacaataacaacaactgcAGCCCCTCCAACAACAACTTCAACTGCAGCccctacaacaacaactacaactgcAGCCCCTACAACAATAACTACAACTGCAGCCCCTCCAACAACTTCAACTGCAGCCCCTCCAACAACTTCAACTGCAGcccctacaacaacaacaactataactgCAGCCCCTCCAACAGCAACTTCAACTGCAGcccctacaacaacaacaactattactaCAGCCCCTCCAACAACTACAACTGCAGTCTCTCCACCAACAACTATAACTGCAGCCCCTCCAACAACTACAACTGCAGCCTCTCCACCAACTTCAACTGCAGCCCCTCCATCAACTACAACTGCAGCCTCTCCACCAACAACAACCAGTCCAGCAGTGACAACACCAGCCTCATCATCATCAGGGACAACTCAAAAACCTACGGCTGTAACAACACCTCAAACTCCTACGACGACTGAACAGGTTTTACCAGATGACGAGATCTGGGAACAAATTCAGAAGGAGCTTAAAGCCATGAACACAACTTTAACAAAATTGCAAAAGTTTGTGAATGATGTGGAACCGCCGACTAGTACACCAGGTACAGTGAGTACAGAGGTACCAACAGCATCTACAAGTACCAGCGAAGTAACGACAACCACAACTGCCACACTAGAAAAAACACTAAATGCAGAGCAGAGAATTCTTCCCCTCTATTTCCTTCGCAAAGTCATGTTGGGAAAATTCATGGCGAAAGAGGACCCCGAAATATGCACACCGGACACAGATACCCTCTGTAAGCGGTTGAAAAAAGTTCTAGAAAATATCAAAGATATTTCTGCAAAAATTCTAGTCATGGAAGAAGTTTCAATGAACGACCTTACCTCTGTTCGTGAAAACTCTACAGAATTAACAGATGTCAGCACAAAAATTGAGGAGGATACATCCTTCGTTATAAATCACATGGATGTCGCAGCCTTTAACAAGGATGTGAACGAAGTAGTTAAGGTAAGAGATCACCTTATACAAGTTTATAATGTTCCCTGTATGAGTGAGTGCATGTTATGTGAATATCCAGTAAATCACATTTGTAATGTACTGGAAGAATAAGTTTCTGACCAGATGAATTCTATTCATAACAATCATTGTTATTTTTGTCATCTAAAATTTTACTCATTTGTGGTCGACAATCTTGAAAAGCAGATGTTGATAACACAGATAAAGATAGCAAATGAATGACATGAAAAAATCAAACTTAAATGTATAGGCTTACATATCACTTAACCAAATTTGAGGAAAGAAATTAGTAAAATGAGTTAATAGAGGATAAATTGAAAATTTCCAATAAAGGAATATGAATATCTCGCATCGACCTCTCTCCCACGGCTAATGTCATCTTCCCCTCTGTAATAGTTTGTCTAAAATCTTGACCCACGACCAAGGTACAACGCATTGCACAGACTTGCTTTCAGATCAACTCCTACTGCCAGTAAATCATAAGTACAGTCGCAGTCAACAGTCAGGCGACATCTGCTAGAGAGTGATGAGATACTTTTGAACTGGACTGTACTGTACTGTTGAATATGTCTTACAATATCCCTTGAGAGTGATTCTGAACGGAGGAATTGTATTCATTCCAAGCAAAAATCTGACATTATTAATCTATATCTCAATACTTGGtcatctctttattattattattattatcatcattattattattattattattattattattattattattgttgttgttgttgttgttgttgtatttgtcattgttgttgttgttgttgttgctattattattaatcgctaagctacaaccctagttggaaaagcagtagaatgattgagaaatttatattattttttttctaactcatTATCTTTGTCATTATTATGAATACTGTACTATTGttttatgtaagtttatatatatatacagtatatatatatatatatatatatatatgtatatatatatatatatatatatatgtatatatatacacacatatatatatatatatatacacacatatatatatatatatatatatatatatatatatatatatatatgtatatatatatatatatatatatatatatatatatatatatatatatatatataaatgtatgtatataatatatatatatatatatatatatatatatatatatatatatataaatgtatgtatataatataatatatatatatatatataatgtgtgtatatatatatatatatatatatatatatatatatatatatatatatatatatacatagatatagagaAAGAGAGACACATAAGAgcatgtgtgtagagagagagagagagagagagagagagagagagagagagagagagagagagagggggggggggggggaaaagaaaaaaaaatataataataatattttcaagcaaTGTCGATAAAGGTTACACCCTACTTTTTAATCTTAGACGATCACAAGGCTGGGCTAGTCGTAAATCTTTGAGAGAAAGAAAGTAAATGAAGCACACAGATAGGATTGAGAGGGGAAGCCCCATCTGTTGCATTACGATACTTAAATTCCCATTTTAATGGTCACTGAAGCTTGGGGTTACTCTTGAAAACCAACAGACAaatagtgctctctcgctctctctctctctctctctctctctctctctctctctctctctctctctctctctctctctgtcataagtctctttttatagtttatttacgaagaACTATTCTAATCTTGTGTTATTCTAACTACCCAGTACTTCTttcgcagtttatttatttccttatttcctttcctcactgggctatttttccttgttggggcccttgggcttatagcatattgcttttccaactatggttataggttagataataataataataataataataataataataatgagcagttTATGAGTACACATGTACATTTCGCAGCATGCATTACATGAGAGTACATAAGAAAGTATGTGAATAGGCTGTATAGCTAATCTCGAGGGTACTTCATTTAAAAAGACTCAATTTTCAGGGTCTTGGAGAGGCCGTGACTGCCATCGATGACAAGCTTGCAACGGACAACACCCTGGCCATCGTCCTGGGAACACTTGGTGGAATACTCGGCGTCGCTCTCATAATTGGTGGCATCATGATGTACCGCAAGAAGAAGAACAAACGGAAAGGGAAGGTAAGTGAATAAACAGAAGAACTGAGCGAGTTTCTTCACCCGCCAGGGTGTGCAGCAAAAAATCTTTAACATTCTCCATCCATAAGCATCGTGATTGGACACCAATTGAATGGTCTTTGCCCTGCCGTGGCTGGCTTTGCTCGCAAAAGAacgttatctcattgctcctctgttcgtGAATAAACAGAAGAACTGAGCAAGTTTCTTCAGCTGCAATTGTGTGCGGCAAAAAATCTTTAACATGTTCCGCCCACAAGCATTGTGACTGGACGCCACTCAAATGTTCTTTGCTCTGCTGTGGCTCGCTTTGCTCGCAAATGAacgttatctcattgctcctctgttctggcaagtggtacatggacCTACTGCGCTCACGAGCAGcatgggtcactattaaagtatcataattacttatactatgtttaatcattatcattcttatattTACATGAATGAGCTGTGAGAAGGTGGCAGCCAATCATGATGCTTGTAggcggagcatgttaaagattttttGCTGCAGACAGTGACAACCAAAGAAAATCGCTCAGTTGCTCTGATTATTTACAAAtggaggagcaatgagataatgttcattTGCGACCAAAGCGAGCCACAGCAGAGCAAAGAACATTTCAGTGGCATCCAATCACGATGCTTGTGGGCGGAGCATGTCAAAGTTTTTGGGCTATACCTAGTTGTTTCCAGTTTCTGATTATGTTTTCAACTGACCAAAggctgtcttctttttttttttcttttttgcagcctCTTAAGGCAACTGCCTGCAATAGTTTTATCGCTCTTATATGCAATTGGCATAAAACATGCTTTGGAAattcattacatatataatattcctAACTAACCTTGGCAATTGCTACTGATGCTATTATTTTTTGCAGCATGTTTAagtacaactatagtccatttcttttagcgatgcatatttgcaccgactcgcggcagtgccctgttagctcggaaaagtttccggattgctgattggttagaattatcttatccaaccaatcagcgatccggaaacttttccgagctaaaagggcaccgccgcgagtcggtacacatatgcatcgctaaaagaaatggactataggccttCTTGATTGGATAAACAAAGTGCcttatataagataaatatttaaGAATAGCAAATGATCAGATGTTTCCAAGAGAAATTACACTTctatcgccattttttttttcagaacttggATATGAACATGGAGCAGAGAGTCAACCCGTCTTCCACGAAATCTAGCACCAGTAGCAGCAGTTCAGAAGATTCTTAGAGCCGTTACAAAGACAAAAGTCTCCGTCTACTACTACTGTTACCACTAGACTAGCAACTATTTGAGATTGATTTCCAAAAAACACACGAAATCTAGAT from Palaemon carinicauda isolate YSFRI2023 chromosome 35, ASM3689809v2, whole genome shotgun sequence includes:
- the LOC137627309 gene encoding uncharacterized protein — encoded protein: MIGESEELLKVVKFNVQSKTGIKQENLTYPKLIPFSFSNSRHGEQHHFLLATVLLLLGIVVHDASTATLNNGLDIATSQRAPNPSKLENSVIYTSNSVGDDPGPEPEPEPEPSSTTTTPTTTVTTTTISPTTTTTTAPPTTTTAVSPPTTITAAPPTTTTAASPPTSTAAPPSTTTAASPPTTTSPAVTTPASSSSGTTQKPTAVTTPQTPTTTEQVLPDDEIWEQIQKELKAMNTTLTKLQKFVNDVEPPTSTPGTVSTEVPTASTSTSEVTTTTTATLEKTLNAEQRILPLYFLRKVMLGKFMAKEDPEICTPDTDTLCKRLKKVLENIKDISAKILVMEEVSMNDLTSVRENSTELTDVSTKIEEDTSFVINHMDVAAFNKDVNEVVKGLGEAVTAIDDKLATDNTLAIVLGTLGGILGVALIIGGIMMYRKKKNKRKGKNLDMNMEQRVNPSSTKSSTSSSSSEDS